Genomic window (Candidatus Dormiibacterota bacterium):
CCTCTACGCCGCCCGTCTCACCGAGCTGGTCGGCGGGGTCGGCCTGCGGCCCATCCTGCTCTCCTCGATCGGCGGGGTCTGGGCGATCAAGTTTCTCCTGTGGCTGGGTCTCACCGCCGCCGCCGGGTTGGCGCTCCGTCACCGGGCCGGGGGCCGCGGGCAGGGCCGGGTGCGCCTCACCCTCATCGCGCTCGTGCTCGGGCTGAGCGCGGCCTTCGTCGCCGGCACCCATGTGGGCACGGGCAGTGCCAGCCCCGGCTGGCTGTACGTCCCGATGATGCTGGCGCACGTCCTGCTCACCGCCTTCTGGGCGGGCGGGCTGGTGGCCCTGCTGCTGGTGGTGTTCCCGTCCGGCGAGCCCGAGGAGATCTGGTCCGCGGTCAGCCGGTTCTCGCGGATCATGACCGTCACCGCCGTCCTTCTCGTGGTGAGCGGCCTGGTGATCCTGGTACGTCTGCTGGCCAACCTCTCGGCGCTCTGGTGCACGGGCTACGGGCTGATCGCCGGCTTCAAGGTGGCCATCGTGGCCCTCGCTCTCGTCGTGGGGCTGGTGAACAACCGGATGGTGGCGGCGCACCGGGGCTTCGAGGAGCTGCCTGAACCGGCGCGGCGGCTGGCGCGCCGGGCCGGGCCCTCGATCGGGCTGCTCCGCGGGGTGGTCGTCGCCGAGGCGGCGCTGCTGCTCGGGGCGCTGGTCCTCGCCGCCGTGCTGGGCGAGACCCAGCTGCCCCCGCTCTTCTCCGGGCGGGCACTCCCGGGGGTTGCCCAGGACGTGGTGCAGCCAGGGCTGCTCGGTGGGGGATGCCAGTAGCGGCGTTGTTCGGGCCCTTTAGCGGTGCACGGAATTGACCCTTCCTAGCCGACTTCCGGTTCCCCTATGATTCGGCCGGAGGGTGGAGTGGCGGTGCGGAGGGAGTGTGGTGGTGAATGAATCAGCCGAACCGGACGGCGGCGCCCGGTCGATGCTCGACCGGCTGATGGAGGTGGGCGTCGGCGGTCTGGTGCTCAAGCCCGGCGATCACATCTGCGCCTTCTACCGGGGTCCCGCCGGACGGGACGAGATCCTCACCCCCTACATTGCGCAGGGACTGCAGGACGGCGACAAGTGCATCTGCTTCCTCGACGTCGCCGACCGGACCGAGGTCAAGGACCGCCTCCAGGCGAGCCTCCCGGAGAGCGACCGGGTGCCCGGGCAGCTCGAGGTCCTCGACTACCAGGAGACCTACCTTCGGGAGGGCCGCTTCAACCAGGAGGAGTGGTTCGAGTTCCTCGACCGGTCGGTCAGCGGCGCGATCAGCGGGGAGGGCTACACCGTGGCCCGGGCCGCGGGAGAGATGGCCTGGGCGCTGCGGAACACGCCCGGGGTCGAGGAGCTGTGCTCCTACGAGGCGATGGTGAACTGGTTCGCCCCCCGCTACCCGCAGATCCTGATGTGCTTCTACGACCTCGACCGCTTCAGCGGGGAGATCGTCGTCGACGTCCTCAAGACCCACCCCAAGGTGCTGCTCAACAACATGGTGGTCGAGAACCCGTACTACATGGAACCGGCGGCGTTCCTCGCCCAGCAGAAGATCACGGTCTGAGCATCGCGCACGTGAGCGCGCGCCGGGTCAGGGTCTCTGCCAGGGATCGCTTGAACTCGGCGGTGGCACGCACATCGTCGACGGGGTCGATGGCGTCGCCGCACTCGGCGGCCGCGTCGCCGGCGGCCGCCCCCCGGGCGAGCGCATCCTCCACCCCGACGCCCCGCCGCGGGGTGCCGCCGAGGTTGACGTAGCCGACCCGCCAGCCGGCCGCGGTCTCCTGGACAGCGACCCCGGCGATCGCCCAGTCGAAGAGCCGGCGCCGGAACTTGAGGTACGCGTGCGCCCCGGCGGCGACCGGGAAGCGCACCTCGGTGACCAGCTCGTCGGGCTCGAGCGCGGTGGTGAACAGGTCCGTGTAGAAGTCGGCGGCGCGGTGCCGGCGCCGGGTGGTGATGATCTCGGCGTCGAGCATCAGCGCCAGGGCGTTGTAGTCGCCGGCGGCGTCGCCGTGGGCGATCACCCCGCCGATCGTCCCCAGGTTGCGGA
Coding sequences:
- a CDS encoding CopD family protein; amino-acid sequence: LYAARLTELVGGVGLRPILLSSIGGVWAIKFLLWLGLTAAAGLALRHRAGGRGQGRVRLTLIALVLGLSAAFVAGTHVGTGSASPGWLYVPMMLAHVLLTAFWAGGLVALLLVVFPSGEPEEIWSAVSRFSRIMTVTAVLLVVSGLVILVRLLANLSALWCTGYGLIAGFKVAIVALALVVGLVNNRMVAAHRGFEELPEPARRLARRAGPSIGLLRGVVVAEAALLLGALVLAAVLGETQLPPLFSGRALPGVAQDVVQPGLLGGGCQ
- a CDS encoding MEDS domain-containing protein: MNESAEPDGGARSMLDRLMEVGVGGLVLKPGDHICAFYRGPAGRDEILTPYIAQGLQDGDKCICFLDVADRTEVKDRLQASLPESDRVPGQLEVLDYQETYLREGRFNQEEWFEFLDRSVSGAISGEGYTVARAAGEMAWALRNTPGVEELCSYEAMVNWFAPRYPQILMCFYDLDRFSGEIVVDVLKTHPKVLLNNMVVENPYYMEPAAFLAQQKITV
- a CDS encoding FAD binding domain-containing protein, translated to MIPAAFEYATADSVDEAVDHLRRYGDDAKVLAGGQSLVPLMRLRLAQPAALVDISRIGGLDGIRTENGTLVLGALARHAEIERSPEVRTRLPLLAEVAAEVGDNQVRNLGTIGGVIAHGDAAGDYNALALMLDAEIITTRRRHRAADFYTDLFTTALEPDELVTEVRFPVAAGAHAYLKFRRRLFDWAIAGVAVQETAAGWRVGYVNLGGTPRRGVGVEDALARGAAAGDAAAECGDAIDPVDDVRATAEFKRSLAETLTRRALTCAMLRP